Proteins from a single region of Esox lucius isolate fEsoLuc1 chromosome 13, fEsoLuc1.pri, whole genome shotgun sequence:
- the marveld2b gene encoding MARVEL domain-containing protein 2b: MSAGGGFTGRFDRVRDPEPYYDQVPVASLWRAPPPPPPGALGANLAVSMDPLPPPPLPEQPPVGSDFFPTSNGTSERLDDDSAAMDIKPVRRFIPDSVKNFFRGSSIRGSKKPLTLPAPPSPPLTEKDDLKPGSTGGMPCSPPHSPHPSPSLPRSYLDPYGGSGGSYNSRKEHDALLLGAEAGESVSGRTFRSAMTYSEKVEDYNQRYAYMKSWAGLLRILGCVELLLGAVVFACVCASIHKDSEWFNLFGYSQPQMFGGGGYNSYNGPMTPFVLVVVGLAWIVTIIILVMGMTMYYRTILLDSSWWPLTEGAINLAMVFLYLAGGVVYVRDTTRGGMCYYPMFNNGVNGKFCRTEASQNAALIFLFVNMVVYFVGAGVCMKLWRHEAARLRREALAQEMKTIGSSLPIPVLAGSRTSEQTPLPTLHMIPEVDGNNFSAAAPLMMEPEILRGHIPSGHIPKPVVIADYVAKYPTIRTEEARDQYKAVFKDQYAEYKELHAEVQAMSLKFEEMDEIMRSLPSRPSSQMEKERIDNLMLEYQKKKADPTFLEKRERCEYLKNKLSHIKLKINEYNKVMDWNDGFG; this comes from the exons ATGTCCGCTGGAGGTGGCTTCACCGGCCGTTTCGACCGGGTCCGTGATCCAGAACCTTACTACGACCAGGTCCCTGTGGCCTCCTTATGGAGGGCTCCGCCTCCACCCCCCCCGGGGGCACTCGGGGCAAATCTGGCCGTGAGCATggaccccctcccccctcctcctctcccggAACAGCCCCCAGTGGGCTCAGACTTCTTCCCCACTAGCAACGGCACCTCGGAGCGCCTGGATGATGACAGCGCGGCCATGGACATCAAACCGGTCCGCCGCTTCATCCCCGACTCCGTCAAGAACTTCTTCCGCGGCAGCAGTATTCGCGGCAGCAAGAAGCCCCTGACCTTGCCAGCGCCGCCCTCCCCGCCGCTGACCGAGAAAGATGACCTCAAACCGGGATCCACCGGAGGCATGCCCTGCTCCCCTCCCCATTCCCCTCacccttccccctccctcccccgctCGTACCTGGACCCGTACGGCGGCTCGGGAGGCAGCTACAACTCCAGGAAGGAGCACGATGCCCTACTGCTGGGAGCCGAGGCCGGGGAGTCCGTCTCGGGGCGCACCTTCCGCTCGGCCATGACCTACAGCGAAAAGGTGGAGGACTACAACCAGCGCTATGCCTACATGAAGTCCTGGGCGGGGCTCCTCCGCATCCTGGGCTGCGTGGAGCTCCTGCTGGGCGCGGTGGTCTTCGCCTGCGTGTGCGCCTCCATCCACAAGGACAGCGAGTGGTTCAACCTTTTCGGCTACTCCCAGCCGCAGATGTTCGGGGGGGGCGGATACAACAGCTACAACGGGCCCATGACCCCGTTCGTCCTGGTGGTGGTCGGGCTGGCGTGGATCGTGACCATCATAATCTTGGTGATGGGGATGACCATGTACTATCGGACTATCCTCCTGGACTCGTCCTGGTGGCCTCTGACGGAGGGCGCCATCAACCTGGCCATGGTGTTCCTGTACTTGGCGGGAGGTGTGGTCTACGTGCGGGACACGACCCGGGGGGGGATGTGCTACTACCCCATGTTCAACAACGGCGTAAACGGGAAGTTTTGTCGCACGGAGGCCAGCCAGAACGCCGCCTTGATCTTCCTGTTCGTCAACATGGTGGTCTATTTCGTGGGCGCCGGAGTGTGTATGAAGCTTTGGCGGCACGAGGCGGCGAGGCTGAGGAGGGAGGCACTGGCACAAGAG ATGAAAACCATTGGATCTTCCCTGCCAATACCTGTA CTGGCCGGGTCCAGAACCTCGGAGCAGACCCCTCTCCCCACTCTCCATATGATCCCAGAGGTGGACGGTAACAATTTCTCTGCGGCTGCTCCTCTGATGATGGAGCCGGAGATCCTCCGAGGGCACATACCGTCAGGACACATCCCCAAGCCGGTGGTCATCGCAGACTATGTGGC GAAGTACCCAACCATCCGTACAGAGGAGGCGAGAGATCAGTACAAGGCTGTGTTCAAAGACCAATATGCTGAGTACAAGGAGCTGCATGCTGAGGTGCAGGCAATGTCCCTGAAGTTTGAGGAAATGGATGAAATTATGAGAAGTCTACCCTCAAGGCCCTCCAGCCAAATG GAGAAGGAACGCATTGATAACCTAATGCTGGAGTACCAGAAGAAAAAGGCG GACCCCACGTTCCTGGAGAAGAGGGAGCGGTGTGAGTATCTGAAGAACAAACTGTCTCACATAAAACTCAAGATCAACGAATACAACAAGGTCATGGACTGGAATGATGGATTCGGCTAG